The Sagittula sp. P11 genome window below encodes:
- a CDS encoding VWA domain-containing protein: MPEYLPLTIPENPKLAQNIIHFARALRRAGLPVGPGRVIDAIRAVEAAGFTERMDFYWTLHACFVNRPEHRVVFAQIFRLYWRDPRFLEHMMSMMLPAIRGVQEEKAAQSAEKRAAQALLGDHMPEVPQPEDEEEGGTQVEVDASFTMSAEEKLRTLDFEQMSTEEIAQAKRMLSRLTLPVKPIASRRSQAAAHGRRTDYRRTIRDALRKGGEIRAIAHAKPRLRWPNLVVLCDISGSMSQYSRMVLHFLHAVANEKGQGWAKVHAFTFGTRLTNISRHLATRDVDAALKAAGAEAQDWEGGTRIGACLHQFNRDWSRRVMGQGAVVLLITDGLDRDDAGALEKEMERLHLSARRLIWLNPLLRWDGFAPKATGIRAMLPHVDSFRAGHSIASLEQLAEAISRPDDLGEKARLMQML; encoded by the coding sequence ATGCCGGAGTACCTCCCGCTCACGATACCGGAAAACCCGAAGCTCGCGCAGAACATCATCCATTTCGCGCGGGCCCTGCGGCGGGCCGGTCTGCCGGTGGGGCCGGGCCGTGTGATCGACGCCATCCGCGCCGTCGAGGCCGCGGGCTTCACCGAGCGGATGGATTTCTACTGGACGCTGCACGCGTGTTTCGTGAACCGGCCGGAGCATCGCGTGGTCTTTGCCCAGATCTTCCGGCTCTACTGGCGCGACCCGCGGTTCCTCGAACACATGATGTCGATGATGCTGCCCGCGATCCGCGGCGTGCAGGAGGAAAAGGCCGCCCAGTCCGCCGAGAAACGCGCGGCCCAGGCGCTGCTGGGCGACCACATGCCCGAGGTGCCGCAGCCCGAGGACGAGGAAGAAGGCGGCACACAGGTGGAGGTCGACGCCTCCTTCACCATGTCCGCCGAGGAAAAGCTGCGCACGCTCGACTTCGAACAGATGTCGACCGAAGAGATCGCGCAGGCCAAGCGGATGCTGTCGCGGCTGACGCTTCCGGTCAAACCCATCGCCTCGCGCCGCTCGCAGGCGGCGGCACACGGTCGGCGGACAGACTATCGCCGCACCATACGCGATGCCCTGCGCAAGGGTGGGGAAATCCGCGCGATCGCCCACGCCAAGCCGCGGCTCAGGTGGCCGAACCTCGTCGTGCTCTGCGACATCTCCGGTTCCATGAGCCAGTACAGCCGGATGGTCCTGCATTTCCTGCACGCAGTGGCGAACGAGAAGGGGCAGGGCTGGGCCAAGGTGCACGCCTTCACCTTCGGCACGCGGCTGACAAATATCTCGCGCCATCTTGCCACCCGGGACGTGGATGCCGCGCTGAAGGCCGCGGGGGCGGAAGCGCAGGACTGGGAAGGCGGCACCCGCATCGGCGCATGCCTGCACCAGTTCAACCGCGACTGGTCGCGCCGCGTGATGGGGCAGGGCGCCGTTGTCCTGCTGATCACCGACGGGCTGGACCGCGACGACGCGGGCGCGCTGGAGAAGGAGATGGAACGTCTTCACCTCTCGGCCCGGCGGCTGATCTGGCTTAATCCGCTGTTGCGCTGGGACGGCTTCGCGCCGAAGGCCACGGGCATCCGTGCGATGCTGCCGCATGTCGACAGCTTCCGGGCGGGTCACTCCATCGCGTCGCTGGAGCAACTGGCCGAGGCGATCTCCCGTCCCGACGACCTGGGCGAGAAGGCCCGGCTGATGCAGATGCTGTAA
- a CDS encoding MoxR family ATPase yields the protein MTIPNSIDEVQTTLASTGYVCGRALATVVFLSLKLGRPLFLEGEAGVGKTEIAKALAKSLNRRLIRLQCYEGLDASSAVYEWNFPAQMIAIRTAEAAGGSDRNALQTELFGPEYLIERPLLQAMRPDENGAPILLIDELDRTDEPFEAFLLEALSDFQVTIPEIGTIKAPEPPIVILTSNRTREVHDALKRRCLYHWVDYPKFDREVEILNARAPEVSETLSREIVAFVQSLRTEDIFKKPGVAETIDWAKCLLALDVVDLSPEVISDTLGAILKYQDDIQKIEGGEAKRILDEAKKTLEEA from the coding sequence ATGACCATTCCCAATTCCATCGACGAGGTGCAGACGACGCTGGCCTCTACAGGGTACGTCTGCGGGCGCGCGCTGGCGACCGTCGTGTTCCTGTCGCTGAAACTCGGCCGCCCGCTGTTCCTGGAAGGGGAGGCGGGCGTCGGCAAGACCGAGATCGCCAAGGCGCTGGCCAAGAGCCTGAACCGCCGGCTGATCCGCCTGCAATGTTACGAAGGGCTCGATGCGTCCTCTGCCGTCTACGAGTGGAATTTCCCGGCGCAGATGATCGCCATCCGAACCGCCGAAGCCGCGGGCGGGTCCGACCGCAACGCCCTGCAGACCGAGCTTTTCGGGCCGGAGTACCTGATCGAACGGCCGCTCTTGCAGGCGATGCGCCCCGACGAGAACGGCGCGCCGATCCTGCTGATCGACGAACTCGACCGCACCGACGAGCCGTTCGAGGCCTTCCTGCTTGAGGCGCTGTCGGATTTCCAGGTGACCATCCCCGAGATCGGCACCATCAAGGCGCCGGAGCCGCCCATCGTCATCCTGACCTCCAACCGCACGCGCGAGGTGCACGACGCGCTGAAGCGCCGCTGCCTCTACCACTGGGTCGACTATCCGAAGTTCGACCGCGAAGTGGAGATCCTCAACGCCCGCGCGCCGGAGGTGTCGGAAACCCTCTCGCGCGAGATCGTGGCCTTCGTGCAGTCGCTCAGGACAGAGGACATCTTCAAGAAACCCGGCGTCGCCGAGACCATCGACTGGGCCAAGTGCCTGCTTGCGCTCGACGTGGTCGACCTTAGCCCGGAGGTCATCTCCGACACACTGGGGGCGATCCTGAAGTACCAGGACGACATCCAGAAGATCGAGGGCGGCGAGGCCAAGCGCATCCTCGACGAGGCCAAGAAGACCCTCGAAGAGGCGTGA
- a CDS encoding OmpA family protein: MKTRNLVTSSVAALSIALGAPMSAQEASQLPPGQMQKLMGALQAMCAAEGETPPSLDCNLVVEASQDASREAAVVDMAEDLAANGVDVPGVDLNQLLATGAPAAAADVAAAPDVAAEPNVAAGADATASAEADVQAPVDQPAEAQAQAEGTAEGEVQADDLAAALQEEADAEANAAAEAAPQAEAEAQAEAEQAAPVEAAPEAEAQAETEQAAPVEASPEAEAQAEAEQAAPVEAAPEAEAQAEAEQAAPVEAAPEAEAQAEAEAAGEVQADDLAAALEEEAQQAEDNAAAAVEQAEGAAEEAVQDAQDGVAEAQTEAEQALEQQAEATVGEENMPTEADAQAQADAVAEADQSASAAAAASAEGGAEEPEAVQETVTEENTRQSSEDFQTTVNQSQAEAERYKQEARDAGEDAERARTVAGAALLGLGAVALNNILDNNDNVVSNSGDRVVVENNGRFRVLRNDDVLLRRPGAEVTTYQYNDGSTRNVVAYDDGTSVETVRAADGRVLRRTRILTDGSRVVLFDDTQQAQEVVVGDLPQVSSRSNEERTIYREGTDAATLEQALASQVAPQVGRTFSLNQVRNIDRVRQLVPEVSVDTINFETNSAAIRPDEAQELAALGNALKSFIDKNPSEVFLIEGHTDAVGNYAYNLALSDRRAESVALALTEYFNVPPENMVLQGYGESDLLVPTTDAERANRRAAVRRITPLLQNGS; this comes from the coding sequence ATGAAAACCCGCAATCTCGTGACGTCGTCGGTCGCCGCGCTGTCCATCGCGCTTGGTGCACCGATGTCCGCACAGGAAGCATCGCAACTCCCCCCCGGGCAGATGCAGAAACTGATGGGCGCACTTCAGGCAATGTGCGCTGCCGAAGGTGAAACCCCGCCGTCGCTCGACTGCAACCTCGTGGTGGAGGCCTCCCAGGACGCGTCGCGTGAGGCTGCTGTCGTCGATATGGCCGAGGACCTCGCCGCCAACGGCGTCGATGTGCCCGGCGTGGACCTGAACCAGCTTCTGGCCACCGGCGCACCTGCCGCGGCTGCCGATGTGGCCGCCGCCCCAGATGTCGCAGCAGAACCGAACGTGGCCGCCGGTGCGGATGCGACGGCCTCGGCGGAAGCAGACGTGCAGGCCCCGGTCGACCAGCCGGCAGAAGCGCAGGCGCAGGCTGAAGGCACTGCTGAAGGCGAAGTCCAGGCGGATGATCTGGCTGCGGCCCTGCAGGAAGAGGCCGACGCCGAAGCCAATGCCGCGGCCGAAGCTGCGCCGCAGGCCGAAGCCGAAGCACAGGCCGAAGCTGAGCAGGCCGCGCCGGTAGAGGCAGCGCCCGAAGCGGAAGCACAGGCCGAGACCGAGCAGGCCGCGCCGGTAGAGGCATCGCCCGAAGCCGAAGCACAGGCCGAAGCTGAGCAGGCCGCGCCCGTGGAGGCAGCGCCCGAAGCCGAAGCACAGGCCGAAGCTGAGCAGGCCGCGCCGGTAGAGGCAGCACCCGAGGCCGAAGCACAGGCCGAGGCGGAAGCCGCTGGCGAAGTGCAGGCAGATGATCTGGCCGCAGCGCTTGAGGAAGAAGCCCAGCAGGCCGAAGACAACGCCGCCGCTGCGGTCGAGCAAGCCGAAGGCGCTGCCGAAGAGGCAGTTCAGGACGCGCAGGACGGTGTGGCAGAAGCCCAGACCGAAGCCGAGCAGGCCCTGGAACAGCAGGCCGAAGCCACCGTGGGCGAAGAGAACATGCCGACGGAAGCCGACGCCCAGGCACAGGCCGATGCCGTTGCCGAGGCTGACCAGAGCGCATCCGCCGCTGCCGCAGCCTCTGCCGAGGGCGGTGCCGAAGAGCCGGAAGCGGTTCAGGAGACCGTGACCGAGGAAAACACCCGCCAGTCCAGCGAAGACTTCCAGACGACTGTGAACCAGTCGCAGGCCGAAGCGGAGCGTTACAAACAGGAAGCGCGTGATGCCGGTGAGGACGCCGAGCGCGCCCGTACCGTCGCAGGTGCCGCCCTGCTGGGCCTTGGTGCCGTGGCTCTGAACAACATCCTCGACAACAACGACAACGTGGTTTCGAACTCCGGCGACCGCGTGGTGGTCGAGAACAACGGCCGCTTCCGCGTGCTGCGCAACGACGACGTGCTGCTGCGCCGCCCGGGTGCGGAGGTCACGACCTACCAGTACAACGACGGCTCCACCCGCAACGTGGTGGCCTATGACGACGGCACCTCGGTCGAGACGGTGCGTGCCGCCGATGGCCGTGTGCTGCGCCGTACGCGCATCCTGACCGACGGGTCCCGCGTCGTGCTTTTTGACGACACCCAGCAGGCGCAGGAAGTCGTCGTGGGTGACCTGCCGCAGGTCAGCTCGCGCAGCAACGAAGAGCGGACGATCTACCGCGAAGGCACCGATGCCGCCACGCTGGAACAGGCGCTGGCATCACAGGTCGCCCCGCAGGTGGGCCGGACTTTCTCGCTGAACCAGGTCCGCAACATCGACCGCGTGCGCCAGCTCGTGCCGGAAGTGAGCGTCGACACCATCAACTTCGAGACCAACAGCGCAGCCATCCGTCCGGATGAGGCGCAGGAACTCGCGGCTCTGGGCAACGCGCTGAAGTCGTTCATCGACAAGAACCCGAGCGAGGTCTTCCTGATCGAGGGGCACACCGATGCGGTGGGCAACTACGCCTACAACCTCGCCCTCTCGGACCGTCGTGCAGAGTCGGTGGCGCTTGCCCTGACCGAGTACTTCAACGTGCCGCCGGAGAACATGGTGCTGCAGGGCTACGGCGAAAGCGATCTGCTTGTGCCGACGACCGATGCCGAGCGTGCCAACCGCCGCGCCGCCGTGCGCCGGATCACGCCGCTCCTGCAGAACGGCAGCTGA
- a CDS encoding sulfotransferase family protein, which yields MSVKLVNLGLPKTGTTTLAHALDKGGWTVADHKVRRIHTRQVGLGGTFIGRQLYNGYFETGDPFVHLDPIYDALTEVSVLNGDTCLWPQCDYAMIKAMRMARPKMLYVATWRPAEEVSDSMRRWNNMGTDRLPAGPVPGLPMGYGGSDRERIRWIEGHYDMLRDLFGDDPRFLELPMGADDARERLSAHIGVDLPWWGRLNVNPERDDDGVEGAA from the coding sequence ATGAGTGTGAAGCTGGTCAACCTCGGCCTGCCCAAGACCGGCACCACCACGCTGGCCCATGCGCTCGACAAGGGCGGCTGGACGGTGGCCGATCACAAGGTGCGCCGCATCCACACCCGTCAGGTGGGCCTTGGCGGAACCTTCATCGGCCGCCAACTGTACAACGGCTATTTCGAGACCGGCGATCCCTTCGTCCACCTCGACCCGATCTATGACGCATTGACCGAGGTCAGCGTCCTGAACGGCGACACCTGCCTCTGGCCGCAATGCGACTACGCGATGATCAAGGCGATGCGCATGGCGCGGCCGAAGATGCTCTACGTGGCGACGTGGCGCCCGGCCGAGGAAGTGTCGGACTCCATGCGCCGCTGGAACAACATGGGCACGGATCGCCTGCCCGCCGGTCCGGTGCCGGGCCTGCCGATGGGATATGGCGGGTCCGACAGGGAGCGGATCCGCTGGATCGAGGGGCATTACGACATGCTGCGTGACCTCTTCGGCGACGACCCGCGGTTCCTGGAACTGCCGATGGGGGCCGATGACGCGCGCGAACGGCTGTCTGCCCATATCGGCGTGGACCTGCCGTGGTGGGGACGGCTGAACGTGAACCCCGAACGCGACGACGACGGCGTGGAGGGCGCGGCCTGA
- a CDS encoding glycosyltransferase family 2 protein, whose amino-acid sequence MRITAVTCVKNEGPFLLEWIAFNRLLGVSDFLFYSNDCTDGTDTLLDALAGQGVVHLPNPAEGRNYQMEALKDAAHQPVVRNADWVWIADVDEFLNVHVGDHTIPALIAACGNPQTISVTFQFFANDGVETFEDRPVIEQFTRSHNPDLWCGETAIEVKSLVRKDFPLQYFGAHRPFFKDNKGEKKRPSWTDGSGRGVPHKFLLAANPRRIRKFPSTGAREYATLNHYALRSLDSYLVKNDRGDVNREGRVFDDTYWRERNDRAHEDTSILRHLPALEKALAELKADPVIGRLHDECVRLHREKREELMALPAYAEMHAHLRDLPPYPPGEYELMVELGLAPAVASEMAT is encoded by the coding sequence ATGCGCATAACCGCCGTAACATGCGTGAAGAACGAAGGCCCGTTCCTCTTGGAATGGATCGCTTTCAATCGTCTGCTGGGCGTGAGCGATTTCCTGTTCTACTCGAACGACTGCACCGACGGCACGGACACGCTGCTGGATGCGCTGGCCGGTCAGGGCGTCGTGCACCTGCCCAACCCCGCCGAGGGGCGCAACTACCAGATGGAGGCGCTGAAGGACGCGGCCCATCAACCCGTCGTGCGCAACGCCGACTGGGTCTGGATCGCGGATGTCGACGAGTTCCTGAACGTGCACGTCGGCGACCACACCATCCCCGCTCTGATCGCGGCCTGCGGCAATCCCCAGACCATCTCCGTCACCTTCCAGTTCTTTGCCAACGACGGCGTGGAGACGTTCGAGGACCGGCCCGTGATCGAACAGTTCACCCGTTCGCACAATCCCGACCTCTGGTGCGGCGAGACGGCAATCGAGGTAAAATCCCTTGTTCGGAAGGATTTCCCGCTACAGTACTTCGGCGCGCACCGCCCCTTCTTCAAGGACAATAAGGGGGAGAAGAAGCGCCCGTCGTGGACAGACGGTTCGGGCCGCGGCGTGCCGCACAAGTTCCTCCTCGCCGCCAACCCGCGGCGCATCCGCAAGTTTCCCTCCACCGGCGCACGGGAATACGCCACGCTGAACCACTACGCGCTGCGCTCGCTCGACAGCTACCTGGTGAAGAACGACCGCGGCGATGTGAACCGCGAGGGCCGCGTGTTCGACGACACCTACTGGCGCGAACGCAACGACCGCGCGCATGAGGACACCTCCATCCTCCGCCACCTGCCCGCCCTCGAAAAGGCGCTGGCCGAACTGAAGGCCGACCCGGTCATCGGACGCCTGCACGACGAATGCGTGCGGCTTCACCGTGAGAAGCGCGAAGAGTTGATGGCCCTGCCCGCCTATGCCGAGATGCACGCCCATCTGCGCGACCTGCCGCCCTACCCGCCCGGCGAATACGAACTGATGGTGGAGCTGGGCCTCGCCCCCGCCGTGGCGTCGGAGATGGCGACATGA
- a CDS encoding FkbM family methyltransferase: MDGSNVIERNAFLRSRGLKIPKHPELTTGRVRASLKEGTYERKECDAVMRVVREGDTVLELGGGMGYMSTLLAVKKKVAKVVTYEANPGLIDYIKSVHAANDVTNVEVRNALLAPEKGDPVPFYIRKNFLASSMDGAIDADAILREEKVEKQAIAPVIEDLKPTVLVCDIEGAEAELLPAADWSSLRVAIIELHPQWIGQSGVQAVFDAMSKAGLTYFPKASESKVVTFRKDW, from the coding sequence ATGGATGGCAGCAACGTCATCGAAAGAAACGCCTTCCTGCGCTCGCGCGGGCTGAAGATCCCCAAGCATCCCGAACTCACCACGGGCCGGGTGCGGGCCTCGCTGAAGGAGGGGACCTACGAGCGCAAGGAATGCGACGCGGTCATGCGCGTCGTGCGCGAAGGCGACACCGTTCTCGAACTGGGCGGCGGCATGGGCTACATGTCCACGCTGCTGGCGGTGAAGAAGAAGGTGGCCAAGGTCGTCACCTACGAGGCCAACCCGGGCCTCATCGACTACATCAAGTCGGTGCATGCCGCCAACGACGTGACCAACGTCGAGGTGCGCAATGCCCTGCTCGCACCGGAGAAGGGCGACCCCGTGCCGTTCTACATCCGCAAGAACTTCCTCGCGTCCTCCATGGATGGTGCCATCGACGCCGATGCCATCCTGCGCGAGGAAAAGGTCGAGAAGCAGGCCATCGCCCCGGTGATCGAGGACCTGAAACCGACCGTGCTCGTCTGCGACATTGAAGGCGCGGAGGCAGAGCTTCTGCCCGCCGCCGACTGGTCGTCGCTGCGCGTGGCGATCATCGAACTCCACCCGCAGTGGATCGGACAGAGCGGCGTGCAGGCGGTGTTCGACGCCATGAGCAAGGCCGGGCTGACGTACTTCCCTAAGGCCAGCGAATCCAAGGTCGTCACCTTCCGCAAGGATTGGTAA
- a CDS encoding glycosyltransferase family 2 protein: protein MRIYVHIGPDGQVADRLQRILDGKRDQLLGKGVLYARSPGARNHTRLFMAVSDPEHVDSLRFNRGYIAPEKQRVLHDDVAQCLAEEARRFPVDTLILSAHQLGTSLSTRSELERLKALLTPISEDIRIVAHIDDPARMLVWRYPGQLLEGRSGSLAMELDSAAAPSFWEAAIASRPDPDPRAGQFPEIQGANFWLDFRRMQDEWEAVFGPGSMMFRSIDFALLESENAPEEVRAAFGIADTIGKVEVWDRPALPAAAWLTRCRLFNDAVLRLLAKKEVILPRQLWRKFLGEIKVHGAPIEAGSLASLSERFARDIAALCAKHDGLDAAHMAPDAAVVPWQEADPTNGFRATQYLMAFRWRINQATKEELANKAADLARLAARTPAPVSAPAAAPRTPALAGVSAALREAAAEARPTAPDDVDRILSPAARKVMPDLAKQNFVKLQTSPFAPHNKLGRVNEEELAAAYTPAPPRVLPKGSTGRVIVGCMKNEGPYILEWVAYHRAIGFDNFLIYTNGCEDGTSEILDRLQEMGVLQHRNNDNWTGNSPQQFALDNALEEPVICNADWIAHIDVDEFVNIRTGNGTLDDFFAAAPDATNVAMTWRLFGHNDVLNLEDRFVIEQFDTCAPKFCPKPHTVWGFKTMFRNIGAYEKISCHRPNKLADGFEDKVKWVNGSGRDMTSEAIRNGWRSSKKSIGYDLIQLNHYALRSAESYLIKRQRGRALHVDRNIGINYWIRMDWSVHRDVTIKRNVPRLREEYDRLLDDPVLKQWHEKAFEWHRAKADELHGMPEFEDLYQQALTLKLTETERVAYALALDLEN, encoded by the coding sequence ATGCGCATCTACGTCCATATCGGTCCCGACGGGCAGGTTGCCGACCGGCTGCAGCGCATCCTCGACGGCAAGCGCGATCAGCTTCTGGGCAAGGGCGTGCTTTACGCCCGCTCGCCCGGGGCGAGGAACCACACCCGCCTGTTCATGGCCGTCTCCGATCCGGAGCACGTGGACTCCCTGCGCTTCAACCGCGGCTACATCGCGCCCGAGAAGCAGCGCGTCCTGCACGACGATGTGGCCCAATGTCTGGCGGAGGAGGCACGGCGCTTCCCCGTCGACACGCTGATCCTGTCGGCCCACCAGCTTGGCACCTCCCTGTCGACCCGTTCGGAACTGGAACGGCTGAAGGCGCTCCTGACCCCGATCTCCGAAGATATCCGGATCGTGGCCCACATCGACGATCCGGCACGGATGCTCGTGTGGCGCTATCCCGGGCAGCTTCTGGAAGGCCGCAGCGGCAGCCTTGCGATGGAGCTGGACAGCGCCGCGGCCCCCTCTTTCTGGGAGGCCGCAATCGCCAGCCGGCCCGACCCTGACCCGCGGGCCGGACAGTTCCCGGAAATCCAGGGCGCCAACTTCTGGCTCGACTTCAGGCGGATGCAGGACGAGTGGGAGGCGGTCTTCGGCCCCGGTTCGATGATGTTCCGCAGCATCGATTTCGCACTGCTCGAGTCGGAGAACGCCCCGGAGGAGGTGCGCGCCGCCTTCGGCATCGCGGACACCATCGGCAAGGTGGAAGTCTGGGACCGGCCTGCCCTGCCCGCCGCCGCATGGCTGACACGCTGCCGGCTGTTCAACGACGCGGTGCTGCGCCTCTTGGCGAAAAAGGAGGTCATCCTGCCCCGTCAGTTGTGGCGGAAGTTCCTGGGCGAGATCAAGGTACACGGCGCCCCGATCGAGGCGGGCAGCCTCGCGTCACTATCGGAACGGTTCGCCAGGGACATCGCCGCGCTCTGCGCGAAACACGACGGGCTGGATGCGGCGCATATGGCACCGGACGCAGCCGTGGTGCCGTGGCAGGAGGCCGATCCGACGAATGGCTTCCGCGCCACGCAGTACCTGATGGCCTTCCGCTGGCGCATCAATCAGGCGACGAAGGAAGAGCTGGCGAACAAGGCCGCCGACCTCGCCCGCCTCGCCGCCCGGACACCGGCGCCGGTCAGCGCTCCGGCTGCCGCGCCACGCACGCCGGCACTCGCGGGTGTCTCCGCAGCCCTGCGCGAGGCTGCGGCCGAGGCGCGCCCGACTGCGCCGGACGACGTCGACCGCATCCTGTCGCCAGCCGCGCGCAAGGTGATGCCGGACCTCGCCAAGCAGAACTTCGTCAAGCTGCAGACATCGCCTTTCGCGCCGCACAACAAGCTGGGCCGCGTCAACGAGGAAGAGCTGGCCGCCGCCTACACCCCCGCCCCGCCGCGCGTCCTGCCTAAGGGAAGCACCGGCCGGGTGATCGTCGGCTGCATGAAAAACGAGGGGCCCTACATCCTCGAATGGGTAGCCTACCACCGCGCCATCGGTTTCGACAATTTCCTGATCTACACCAACGGCTGCGAGGACGGCACGTCCGAGATCCTCGACCGCCTGCAGGAGATGGGCGTCCTCCAGCACCGCAACAACGACAACTGGACCGGCAATTCGCCCCAGCAGTTCGCACTCGACAATGCGCTGGAAGAGCCGGTGATCTGCAATGCGGACTGGATCGCGCACATCGACGTGGACGAGTTCGTCAACATCCGGACGGGCAACGGTACGCTCGACGACTTCTTTGCCGCGGCACCGGACGCGACCAACGTGGCGATGACCTGGCGGCTTTTCGGGCACAACGACGTGTTGAACCTCGAGGACCGCTTCGTCATCGAGCAGTTCGACACCTGCGCCCCGAAGTTCTGCCCCAAGCCGCACACCGTCTGGGGCTTCAAGACGATGTTCCGGAACATCGGCGCCTACGAGAAGATCTCGTGTCACCGGCCCAACAAGCTGGCCGACGGCTTCGAGGACAAGGTGAAATGGGTCAACGGCTCGGGCCGCGACATGACCTCGGAGGCGATCCGGAACGGCTGGCGGTCGTCGAAGAAGTCGATCGGCTACGACCTGATCCAGCTCAACCACTATGCGCTGCGCTCGGCGGAAAGCTATCTGATCAAGCGCCAGCGCGGCCGCGCCCTGCACGTCGACCGCAACATCGGGATCAACTACTGGATCCGGATGGACTGGTCGGTGCACCGCGACGTGACGATCAAGCGCAACGTTCCCCGTCTGCGCGAAGAATACGACCGGCTCCTTGACGATCCGGTCCTGAAGCAATGGCACGAGAAGGCCTTCGAATGGCACCGTGCCAAGGCCGATGAGCTGCATGGGATGCCCGAGTTCGAAGACCTGTACCAGCAGGCGCTCACGCTGAAGCTCACGGAAACCGAACGGGTGGCCTATGCGCTCGCCCTTGATCTGGAGAACTGA
- a CDS encoding glycosyltransferase family 2 protein, which produces MRITAVLCVRNEAAFLLDWMSHHLACGITHVVALSNDCDDGTDAMLDRLAEMGHVTHIRNDGPYDNGGIQFTGLKLADKAREVRRADWLLPIDIDEFVNVHAGDRTLPALIAALPEATAITLTWRLFGNAGVVRFTDTPVPQQFTRAAPEIMHWPWRAFMFKTLYRNDGTYRKLGVHRPRTPVEDLLPDARWFDAEGRALDEQFRTRRIFSPFGQPLYGLAQLNHYPLGTMESYVLKADRGRAVHSDHALGMDYWVERNWCEVEDTSILALPGVSELRQDFAADPVLGPLHKQAVAWRHARFDVLLAEEPNRALFARLLMAPPARPLPLDAARFLAGHATRASTAEET; this is translated from the coding sequence ATGCGCATCACCGCCGTCCTCTGCGTCCGCAACGAAGCGGCCTTCCTGCTCGACTGGATGTCGCATCACCTCGCCTGCGGGATCACGCATGTCGTGGCGCTGAGCAACGATTGCGACGACGGCACGGACGCGATGCTCGACCGGCTGGCCGAGATGGGCCACGTCACGCACATCCGCAACGACGGGCCCTACGACAACGGCGGCATCCAGTTCACCGGGCTGAAACTGGCGGACAAGGCCAGGGAGGTGCGCCGCGCGGACTGGCTCCTGCCCATCGACATCGACGAGTTCGTGAACGTCCACGCGGGCGACCGGACCCTGCCCGCCCTGATCGCCGCCCTGCCGGAGGCGACCGCGATCACGCTGACCTGGCGGCTTTTCGGCAATGCGGGCGTGGTGCGGTTCACCGACACGCCGGTGCCGCAGCAGTTCACCCGCGCAGCGCCGGAGATCATGCACTGGCCCTGGCGGGCCTTCATGTTCAAGACGCTCTACCGCAACGACGGCACCTACAGGAAGCTGGGGGTTCACAGGCCGCGCACCCCCGTGGAGGACCTGCTGCCCGACGCCCGCTGGTTCGATGCAGAGGGCCGCGCACTGGACGAGCAGTTCCGCACGCGCCGCATCTTCTCGCCCTTCGGCCAGCCGCTCTACGGTCTGGCACAGCTCAACCACTACCCTCTGGGGACCATGGAGAGCTACGTGCTGAAGGCGGACCGGGGCCGCGCCGTGCACAGCGACCACGCACTCGGGATGGACTACTGGGTGGAACGGAACTGGTGCGAGGTCGAGGACACGAGCATCCTTGCCCTGCCCGGCGTGTCCGAACTGCGGCAGGACTTTGCGGCGGACCCTGTTCTCGGGCCGCTGCATAAACAGGCGGTAGCATGGCGGCACGCCCGCTTTGACGTGCTTCTGGCGGAGGAGCCGAACCGCGCCCTTTTCGCCCGCCTGCTCATGGCCCCGCCCGCGCGTCCGCTGCCCCTCGATGCGGCGCGGTTCCTCGCCGGGCATGCCACCAGGGCGAGCACGGCCGAAGAGACCTGA